In one window of Camelus dromedarius isolate mCamDro1 chromosome 7, mCamDro1.pat, whole genome shotgun sequence DNA:
- the LRRC4 gene encoding leucine-rich repeat-containing protein 4, with protein sequence MKLLWQVTVHHTWNAVLLPVVYLTAQVWILCAAIAAAASAGPQNCPSVCSCSNQFSKVVCTRRGLSEVPQGIPSNTRYLNLMENNIQMIQADTFRHLHHLEVLQLGRNSIRQIEVGAFNGLASLNTLELFDNWLTVIPSGAFEYLSKLRELWLRNNPIESIPSYAFNRVPSLMRLDLGELKKLEYISEGAFEGLFNLKYLNLGMCNIKDMPNLTPLVGLEELEMSGNHFPEIRPGSFHGLSSLKKLWVMNSQVSLIERNAFDGLASLVELNLAHNNLSSLPHDLFTPLRYLVELHLHHNPWNCDCDILWLAWWLREYIPTNSTCCGRCHAPLHMRGRYLVEVDQASFQCSAPFIMDAPRDLNISEGRMAELKCRTPPMSSVKWLLPNGTVLSHASRHPRISVLNDGTLNFSHVLLSDTGVYTCMVTNVAGNSNASAYLNVSTAELNTSNYSFFTTVTVETTEISPEDTTRKYKPVPTTSTGYQPAYTTSTTVLIQTTRVPKQVAVTATDTNDKMQTSLDEVMKTTKIIIGCFVAVTLLAAAMLIVFYKLRKRHQQRSTVTAARTVEIIQVDEDIPAAASAAAAAAPSGVSGEGAVVLPTIHDHINYNTYKPAHGAHWTENSLGNSLHPTVTTISEPYIIQTHTKDKVQETQI encoded by the coding sequence ATGAAGCTCTTGTGGCAGGTAACTGTGCACCACACCTGGAATGCCGTCCTGCTCCCCGTCGTCTACCTCACGGCGCAAGTGTGGATTCTGTGTGCAGCCATCGCCGCTGCCGCCTCCGCCGGGCCCCAGAACTGCCCGTCCGTCTGCTCGTGCAGTAACCAGTTCAGCAAGGTGGTGTGCACCCGCCGGGGCCTCTCCGAGGTCCCTCAGGGCATCCCTTCCAACACCCGGTACCTCAACCTCATGGAAAACAACATCCAGATGATCCAGGCAGACACCTTCCGCCACCTCCACCACCTGGAGGTCCTGCAGCTGGGCAGGAACTCCATTCGGCAGATCGAGGTGGGGGCCTTCAACGGCCTGGCCAGCCTCAACACCCTGGAGCTGTTTGACAACTGGCTGACAGTCATCCCAAGCGGGGCCTTTGAATACCTGTCCAAGCTGCGGGAGCTCTGGCTTCGCAACAACCCCATAGAAAGCATCCCCTCTTATGCCTTCAACCGGGTGCCCTCCCTCATGCGCCTGGACTTGGGGGAGCTCAAGAAGCTGGAGTACATTTCTGAGGGGGCTTTTGAAGGACTGTTCAACCTCAAGTACCTGAACTTGGGCATGTGCAACATTAAAGATATGCCCAATCTCACCCCgctggtggggctggaggagctggagatGTCAGGGAACCACTTCCCTGAGATCAGACCTGGCTCCTTCCACGGCCTAAGCTCCCTCAAGAAGCTATGGGTCATGAACTCACAGGTCAGCTTGATTGAGCGGAATGCTTTTGATGGGCTGGCCTCGCTGGTGGAACTCAACCTGGCCCACAATAACCTCTCTTCTTTGCCCCATGACCTCTTCACCCCCCTGAGGTACCTGGTGGAGCTGCACTTACACCACAATCCTTGGAACTGTGATTGTGACATTCTTTGGCTAGCCTGGTGGCTTCGGGAATACATACCCACGAATTCCACCTGCTGCGGCCGATGTCATGCTCCCTTGCACATGCGAGGCCGCTACCTGGTGGAGGTGGACCAGGCCTCCTTCCAGTGCTCTGCCCCTTTCATCATGGATGCACCTCGGGACCTCAATATCTCTGAGGGTCGGATGGCGGAACTTAAGTGTCGGACTCCCCCCATGTCGTCCGTGAAGTGGTTGCTGCCCAATGGGACAGTGCTCAGCCACGCCTCCCGCCACCCCAGGATCTCTGTCCTCAACGACGGCACCTTGAACTTTTCCCACGTGCTGCTCTCAGACACTGGGGTATACACATGCATGGTGACCAATGTGGCAGGCAACTCCAACGCCTCGGCCTACCTCAACGTGAGCACGGCCGAGCTCAACACCTCTAACTACAGCTTCTTCACCACGGTCACAGTGGAGACCACTGAGATCTCGCCTGAGGACACAACGCGCAAATACAAGCCTGTTCCTACTACGTCCACTGGTTACCAGCCGGCATATACCACCTCTACCACGGTGCTCATTCAGACCACCCGTGTGCCCAAGCAGGTGGCAGTAACCGCAACAGACACCAATGATAAGATGCAGACCAGCCTGGATGAAGTCATGAAGACCACCAAGATCATCATTGGCTGCTTTGTGGCAGTGACTCTGCTAGCTGCCGCCATGTTGATTGTCTTCTATAAACTTCGCAAGCGGCACCAGCAGAGGAGTACGGTCACGGCTGCCCGGACAGTTGAGATCATCCAGGTGGATGAAGACATCCCGGCGGCGGcatctgcagcagcagcagcagctccatcCGGTGTATCAGGTGAGGGGGCAGTAGTGCTGCCCACAATTCATGACCACATTAACTACAACACCTACAAACCAGCACATGGGGCCCACTGGACAGAAAACAGCCTGGGGAACTCTCTGCACCCCACAGTCACCACTATCTCTGAACCTTATATAATTCAGACCCACACCAAGGACAAGGTACAGGAAACTCAAATAtga